A single window of Chloroflexota bacterium DNA harbors:
- a CDS encoding RHS repeat-associated core domain-containing protein, which translates to MSLTTDGSGAVVSEQKFTAWGMVRAANGAMPTALAFTGQYADATGLTFMQARYYDAYLNRWISPDSIVPDASNPQDLNRYSYARNNPVRYVDPTGHCVPACVVVGVALVVAVWEIIAPYNATPVGGGLVDSRGQPCGSSGCVSQGPSDFEVASNVARDAAIAYTGVRLAAAIAASLCFDDGDCTNEARAAGDALRRGHTVFESSAPQVGNVGYRSFDAFKRAMGSAGEENVWHHIVEQRAVNVERFGAAAIHNTINVIKVSREVNQAIADYYSRIRGFTNGMTVREWLTTQSFEDQFEFGQRILDMVQNGGVLP; encoded by the coding sequence GTGTCGCTGACGACCGACGGCAGCGGGGCAGTCGTCTCCGAGCAGAAGTTCACCGCCTGGGGCATGGTGCGCGCGGCGAACGGCGCGATGCCGACCGCGCTGGCGTTCACGGGGCAATATGCGGACGCAACGGGCCTGACGTTCATGCAGGCGCGCTATTACGACGCTTATCTTAACCGGTGGATCAGTCCAGATTCAATTGTACCAGACGCGTCAAATCCGCAAGATCTCAATCGCTATAGCTATGCGCGCAACAATCCGGTCCGCTACGTAGACCCAACGGGTCATTGTGTACCCGCCTGCGTTGTTGTCGGCGTTGCCTTAGTGGTTGCCGTCTGGGAAATCATTGCTCCATACAATGCAACGCCTGTCGGCGGTGGCCTGGTCGACAGTAGAGGTCAGCCCTGTGGGAGTTCCGGTTGCGTTTCACAAGGTCCCTCTGATTTTGAAGTAGCGAGCAATGTTGCGCGAGATGCTGCGATAGCCTACACCGGAGTGCGCCTTGCTGCCGCAATAGCTGCTAGCCTTTGCTTTGACGATGGAGATTGCACGAACGAAGCAAGAGCGGCCGGGGATGCCCTAAGGCGGGGTCATACTGTTTTCGAAAGCTCGGCACCGCAGGTCGGCAATGTTGGGTATAGGTCATTTGATGCCTTCAAACGCGCCATGGGCTCCGCAGGTGAAGAGAATGTGTGGCATCACATAGTTGAACAGCGGGCAGTCAACGTGGAGCGCTTCGGGGCCGCGGCCATTCACAATACGATAAATGTCATCAAAGTATCACGCGAAGTCAATCAGGCAATAGCGGACTACTATTCACGAATTCGCGGATTCACAAATGGGATGACGGTACGTGAATGGCTTACGACGCAGTCCTTTGAAGATCAGTTCGAATTCGGGCAACGAATACTCGATATGGTGCAGAATGGTGGGGTATTACCATGA
- a CDS encoding type II toxin-antitoxin system HicB family antitoxin yields the protein MSKTLTSKYDVNIWWNEEDHIYVAEVPDLPGCMAHGRTRDAALAQVNDAMKLWLKTARELGREIPEPRTHLVAA from the coding sequence ATGAGCAAAACACTAACCAGCAAATATGACGTTAATATCTGGTGGAACGAAGAGGACCACATCTATGTGGCCGAAGTTCCCGATTTGCCCGGCTGTATGGCGCATGGTAGGACGCGTGACGCTGCGCTCGCACAGGTGAACGACGCCATGAAATTGTGGCTCAAAACAGCACGCGAACTGGGACGCGAGATTCCAGAACCACGCACGCACCTGGTGGCCGCCTGA
- a CDS encoding RHS repeat-associated core domain-containing protein translates to MPTDIGYTGQRLDASTGLMYYGARYYDSSLARFISADSIVPGAGNPQTLNRYSYVLGNPLKYTDPTGHYCVGGRNASEECLFIEDQIKKSYGIEPAGAYDEGTINELWKSFQSISDGVGGDNVVRNIWKGTKVYTHEDGETLVRRGICSFARSCSPNGEIYLTRWDLLNLGFSTLANELAHVWDYRTKTPQGLARTIIDKDTEHGGLWRAMANLTGGYFCTHLACREGGEPGFSGNSDWALSMNDPGRPSHARNTPWEDWAMSFQLWVTKASTNEIRRSYSNDQWSIRSDFVSRMVRQVGGAR, encoded by the coding sequence ATGCCGACCGACATCGGCTACACCGGCCAGCGGCTCGATGCCTCAACCGGCTTGATGTACTACGGCGCGCGCTATTACGACAGCTCGCTGGCACGCTTCATCAGCGCCGACAGCATCGTCCCCGGCGCGGGCAACCCGCAGACGCTGAACCGCTACAGCTACGTGTTGGGGAATCCGCTGAAGTATACGGACCCGACAGGACATTATTGTGTCGGTGGCCGAAATGCGTCTGAGGAGTGCCTTTTCATCGAAGACCAGATCAAAAAGTCGTATGGCATTGAGCCAGCAGGTGCTTACGACGAAGGGACAATCAATGAGTTGTGGAAATCTTTCCAATCAATTTCCGATGGGGTGGGTGGAGACAATGTCGTTCGGAATATTTGGAAAGGTACGAAAGTGTACACGCATGAGGATGGCGAGACTCTCGTGAGGCGGGGGATTTGTTCTTTTGCTAGGTCGTGCTCACCCAATGGCGAAATTTACCTAACTCGTTGGGATCTACTCAATCTCGGATTTAGTACTCTAGCGAACGAGTTGGCACACGTCTGGGACTATCGCACGAAGACGCCGCAGGGGCTGGCGCGGACCATCATCGATAAGGATACTGAGCATGGTGGGCTGTGGCGCGCAATGGCAAACCTAACCGGCGGCTATTTCTGCACACATCTGGCATGTAGAGAAGGAGGAGAGCCAGGATTCTCAGGCAATTCCGACTGGGCATTGAGCATGAATGACCCGGGTCGTCCAAGCCATGCGCGCAATACGCCATGGGAGGACTGGGCGATGTCATTTCAACTATGGGTCACGAAGGCATCGACCAACGAGATTAGGCGATCTTATTCTAATGACCAATGGTCGATACGTAGCGACTTCGTATCCAGAATGGTGCGACAGGTGGGAGGAGCCAGGTGA
- a CDS encoding RHS repeat-associated core domain-containing protein, whose translation MRVVTGAVSALYFVHTDHLGSVSLTTDGAGAVVSEQKFTAWGVVRAANGAMPTDVGYTGQRADASTGLMFYGARYYDSYLNRFISADSIVPGAGNPQALNRYSYVLGNPLKYTDPSGHCPGALAMTQCEGYYGIRSLGPFVKGGFAAAGAAALTVAATEAIGSNIDEARTNGAKGYGKAPDSQTRGKVDPKPVPAPPPPQQSAPLEPPYDRNSPSHGPNPVPEGPYSAKGKAAWVITLGYVAAQVYCYLNDCELTSPEETIRKFPTKERRSRNADLETNCGAAQCLGPGIVPTTEPIIVPTATGTPMLYDSPIPVPVPTP comes from the coding sequence ATGCGTGTAGTAACGGGGGCCGTAAGTGCGCTATACTTCGTGCATACCGACCATCTCGGCAGCGTGTCGCTGACGACCGACGGCGCCGGGGCGGTCGTCAGCGAGCAGAAGTTCACCGCCTGGGGCGTGGTGCGCGCGGCGAACGGCGCGATGCCGACGGATGTTGGATATACAGGCCAAAGGGCGGATGCGTCAACGGGCTTGATGTTCTACGGCGCGCGTTATTACGACAGTTATCTTAACCGGTTCATCAGCGCCGACAGCATCGTCCCCGGCGCGGGCAACCCGCAGGCGCTGAACCGGTACAGCTATGTGCTGGGGAACCCGCTGAAGTACACGGACCCGAGTGGGCACTGCCCTGGGGCGCTGGCAATGACCCAATGCGAAGGCTACTACGGTATTCGCTCGTTGGGCCCGTTTGTGAAGGGCGGTTTCGCAGCAGCCGGTGCCGCGGCCTTGACTGTCGCAGCAACCGAGGCCATTGGGTCAAACATCGATGAGGCGCGGACCAATGGCGCAAAGGGCTATGGAAAGGCACCTGATAGTCAAACACGGGGCAAGGTAGATCCCAAGCCGGTGCCTGCGCCGCCTCCGCCGCAACAATCGGCTCCATTAGAACCCCCATATGACCGCAATTCGCCATCTCATGGGCCGAACCCCGTCCCAGAAGGCCCTTACAGTGCCAAAGGTAAGGCCGCTTGGGTCATTACACTTGGTTATGTTGCCGCCCAGGTTTACTGTTACCTAAACGACTGCGAGTTGACATCGCCAGAAGAAACGATACGCAAGTTCCCAACAAAAGAGCGCCGCTCACGTAACGCAGACTTAGAAACCAATTGCGGTGCAGCTCAATGCCTTGGCCCGGGAATTGTCCCAACTACAGAGCCAATAATCGTACCCACTGCTACGGGAACTCCAATGCTGTATGATTCACCAATTCCAGTGCCAGTCCCGACGCCATAG
- a CDS encoding DUF2019 domain-containing protein, with protein MTDPQTTTVQILMQYKQAAELTGHKSSDIANQSARRLHELYKRLRTTEEGRAAIVTLLSDTSPHVRCWAGAHALAWAPQLARRVLEELRDAKGRCSFDAEMILKQFDKGSLSFNH; from the coding sequence ATGACAGACCCGCAAACAACAACTGTGCAGATTCTCATGCAATATAAGCAGGCAGCCGAGTTAACGGGACATAAATCCTCCGATATTGCCAACCAGTCGGCGAGAAGGCTGCATGAGTTGTATAAACGACTGCGTACAACTGAGGAAGGTAGAGCTGCAATTGTAACTTTGCTGTCGGACACTAGTCCGCATGTACGTTGTTGGGCGGGCGCCCATGCATTGGCTTGGGCGCCTCAATTGGCACGCCGCGTCCTGGAAGAACTACGTGATGCGAAAGGGCGTTGTTCATTTGATGCAGAAATGATTCTCAAACAGTTCGACAAGGGCTCTCTTTCCTTCAATCACTAG
- a CDS encoding RHS repeat-associated core domain-containing protein, translating into MPTDVGYTGQRADASTGLMFYGARYYDSALARFVSADTIVPGAGNPQARNRYVYGLNSPVRFTDPTGHAASDEFGGGDVEGCYSLDCGWIIFPHDWFEEQERARTEGFRSAGETLSGFAGFVDVAALTVSGVGVAIVDGIGGLGTIVGVWEAIPILDGVVSFGPINGVENSLSSVAATTTLVADVLRNDTRLDANGLVLGRDTIISVRNVALGNIPEANVDFLINMSQVAYDIKRSQGEISNGPVRLFSNDFFSTLSWFR; encoded by the coding sequence ATGCCGACGGATGTTGGATATACAGGCCAAAGGGCGGATGCGTCAACGGGCTTGATGTTCTACGGCGCGCGCTATTACGACAGTGCGCTGGCACGCTTCGTCAGCGCCGACACGATCGTCCCCGGCGCGGGCAACCCGCAGGCTCGAAATCGCTACGTGTATGGCCTCAATAGCCCAGTAAGATTCACAGATCCTACGGGGCACGCAGCCAGCGATGAATTTGGAGGCGGAGATGTAGAAGGCTGCTATTCACTTGACTGTGGATGGATCATCTTTCCCCACGATTGGTTTGAGGAACAGGAAAGAGCGCGGACGGAGGGCTTTCGCAGTGCGGGAGAAACTCTGTCTGGTTTCGCAGGATTTGTTGACGTTGCAGCACTGACGGTATCCGGCGTTGGCGTGGCTATCGTCGATGGCATTGGCGGTCTGGGAACTATCGTTGGTGTCTGGGAGGCGATTCCTATCCTTGACGGTGTAGTCAGCTTTGGCCCCATTAATGGCGTGGAGAACTCCCTTTCTTCGGTTGCCGCCACTACTACTCTTGTTGCCGATGTGCTGCGGAACGACACCCGTTTGGACGCAAACGGATTAGTGTTAGGCCGTGACACAATCATATCAGTCAGGAATGTGGCGCTAGGCAACATACCAGAGGCAAATGTCGACTTTCTGATTAATATGAGTCAAGTTGCGTACGACATCAAGCGTTCCCAAGGGGAAATTAGCAACGGTCCAGTGCGCCTCTTCAGTAATGATTTCTTCAGCACTCTGTCTTGGTTCCGATAG
- a CDS encoding NUDIX domain-containing protein, with protein MDRAPHNHTRFALVAAVHLFLRSGERVLLSRRFNTGYEDGNFSVVAGHLEGGETVVAAAIREAREEAGIEIAPADLAVVGIMHRMSNDERVDFFVAAQRWSGEIVNREPDKCDLLAWFPLDGLPPNVIPYVRRALDNYQAGRWFDTFGWP; from the coding sequence ATGGACAGGGCTCCACATAACCACACCCGCTTCGCGCTCGTCGCCGCCGTGCACCTGTTCCTGCGCTCCGGCGAACGGGTGTTGCTCTCACGCCGCTTCAACACCGGCTACGAGGACGGCAACTTCAGCGTCGTCGCCGGGCATCTGGAAGGTGGCGAGACGGTCGTCGCCGCCGCCATCCGCGAGGCGCGCGAGGAAGCGGGAATCGAGATCGCTCCGGCCGACCTCGCCGTCGTCGGTATCATGCACCGGATGTCCAACGATGAGCGCGTGGATTTCTTCGTCGCCGCGCAGCGCTGGAGCGGCGAGATCGTCAACCGCGAGCCGGACAAGTGCGACCTGCTGGCGTGGTTCCCACTCGACGGCCTGCCGCCGAACGTCATACCGTACGTCCGCCGCGCGCTCGACAATTATCAGGCGGGCCGCTGGTTTGACACGTTTGGGTGGCCGTAG
- a CDS encoding ABC transporter ATP-binding protein has translation MYLTLEHLTKQFPARGQSGSVAAVDDISLGIENGQFVTLLGPSGCGKTTTLRLIAGFEYPTAGHIVLDGKRLDDVPPNRRDMAMVFQSYAIFPHLSVFDNIAYGLTIKKLPRAEIKRRVDDVMRLVALTGLQDRQPNQVSGGQQQRVALARALVVEPKVLLFDEPLSNLDAKLREEMRFEIRDLQKRLGITAIYVTHDQQEALVMSDVIAIINKGRLAQLGSPEDVYERPQSRFVAEFIGLSNFLPAKIESVAGEQATVRVGVAQLTVTPLPGFKPDQPALLFIRPDEVEIGGTAGAPNTLAAVIGKATYLGDRIDYTVKLGDGLDMRVQAKGDRRYHAGETVQLHFPPARTRLVAAD, from the coding sequence ATGTACCTGACACTCGAACACCTGACCAAGCAGTTCCCGGCCCGCGGCCAGAGTGGAAGCGTGGCGGCCGTCGACGACATCTCCCTGGGCATTGAGAACGGCCAGTTCGTGACGCTGCTGGGTCCCTCCGGCTGCGGCAAGACGACGACCCTGCGCCTGATCGCCGGCTTTGAGTACCCCACGGCCGGCCATATTGTGCTGGATGGTAAGCGACTGGACGACGTGCCGCCCAATCGCCGCGACATGGCGATGGTGTTTCAGAGCTACGCCATCTTTCCACACCTCAGCGTGTTTGATAACATCGCCTACGGGTTGACGATCAAGAAGCTGCCGCGCGCGGAGATCAAGCGGCGGGTGGACGATGTGATGCGGCTGGTCGCGTTGACCGGGCTGCAAGACCGTCAGCCGAACCAGGTCTCCGGCGGCCAGCAGCAGCGTGTTGCGCTGGCGCGCGCGCTCGTCGTCGAGCCGAAGGTGCTGCTGTTCGACGAGCCGCTCTCCAACCTCGACGCCAAGCTGCGCGAGGAGATGCGCTTCGAGATCCGCGATCTGCAGAAGCGGCTCGGCATCACGGCAATCTACGTCACGCATGACCAGCAGGAGGCGCTGGTCATGTCGGATGTGATCGCGATCATCAACAAGGGCAGGCTGGCGCAACTCGGATCGCCGGAGGATGTGTACGAACGGCCGCAGTCGCGCTTCGTGGCGGAGTTCATCGGCCTCTCGAACTTCCTACCTGCAAAGATTGAGTCGGTGGCCGGTGAGCAAGCGACCGTGCGCGTCGGCGTGGCGCAATTGACCGTCACCCCGCTGCCCGGTTTCAAGCCCGACCAGCCGGCCCTACTCTTCATCCGGCCCGACGAGGTCGAGATCGGCGGCACAGCCGGCGCGCCCAACACGCTGGCCGCCGTGATCGGCAAGGCAACGTACCTGGGCGACCGGATCGACTACACGGTCAAGCTCGGCGACGGGCTCGACATGCGCGTGCAGGCGAAGGGCGACCGGCGCTACCATGCGGGCGAGACGGTGCAGTTACACTTCCCGCCCGCACGCACGCGACTCGTTGCCGCAGATTAA